The Moraxella haemolytica genome window below encodes:
- the dnaE gene encoding DNA polymerase III subunit alpha: protein MAFVHLGVHSEFAIVDSIVRIKELVKAAKADGQVALGLADLNNMFAVVKFYKACTAAGIKPIIGLEATIGDAIDHHAEANGHTAILYAMNNDGYKNLLRLLSDAYTGRPMNDNGTVSVHTPIITKDALFERNDGIIAILTDRSEATIALKGTHPEMFAAAIEPWQNVFGDRLYLGIKRTHSTDNDYNKQVVIHGSKAGIPIIAHNDVRFLNPVPEGISIGKDDEISSDFDAHEARVCIATGYTLDDPNRPKKYTQEQYFRSQDEMAELFLDIPQVIENTSLLASRCNVSLTLGINVLPEFPIPDGETIESFFRKISAEGLDQRLAKLYPIDTRDDSWGDIYQSYQERLDYELDIILKMGFPGYFLIVMDFIRWAKANGVPVGPGRGSGAGSLVAYSLNITDLDPLEYDLLFERFLNPERVSMPDFDIDFCIEGRDRVIDYVGHTYGRQAVSQIITFGTMAARAVVRDVARVQGKPLGLADKMSKLIPKTPGISLADALKEEQQLQELLKDDSTHPDHDAAKEIWDMAEKLEGLTRNVGKHAGGVLIAPNRISDFSAVYCDDEGHPVSQFDKDDVEAVGLVKFDFLGLRNLTVIQAAVDNINITRAKLGQEPIDLEKLPLDDGQVYESVLQSGNTTAVFQLESSGMKKYLKQLKPTNIEDVIAMCALYRPGPLESGMVTDFIDRKHGIQEPAYPHPDFQHEWLEPPLKATYGVIVYQEQVMQIAQILSGYTLGGADMLRRAMGKKKPEEMAKQRSIFVDGAIGQGVLGELAGQIFDLVEKFAGYGFNKSHSAAYGVLAYQTAYLKYYYPAEFMAAVLTSEMDDTDAIVFLISDCKENFGLSVIPPSVNHSDWRFVVQDDKTIIYGLGAVKGVGEDAVASIVKARKDGAFKDLYDFCNRVDIKKVGKRALEALICAGCFDDLAVHIKPEFATQELRHHIRGGLWEQLPAAMQVAEQNRQNELAGTFDLFGEVDDDLSVAPELPSVIWGNQTRLKGEKDTLGLYLTGHPLDKYRDELKKYTNITHLSELSDTGYNKYARVAGLVIDVANFGNRVAITLDDGSCRVEVSCFTDKFNQLKSVLEAKTPNATELKKIAKEDWEMLPDLNGIIIIAKLSVRENDGRIFARMQDAMTLTQARLKHLSSVNIKLHAHDTQTLSGIISLLKENNPPDDTSLIFDTQEDIEDAIAYDEEGNELTTTTPTFIKDGCLPVSLFLYDDCSISRLLVNERFRLHPSDAIISGLQALLPPENLLLK, encoded by the coding sequence ATGGCATTTGTGCATTTGGGCGTACATAGCGAGTTCGCCATCGTTGATTCCATCGTGCGTATCAAAGAACTGGTTAAAGCCGCCAAAGCAGACGGACAAGTAGCACTGGGTCTGGCAGATTTGAACAACATGTTCGCTGTGGTCAAGTTCTACAAAGCCTGCACAGCAGCAGGCATTAAGCCCATCATCGGGCTAGAGGCCACCATCGGTGATGCCATTGATCATCATGCCGAAGCAAATGGTCATACCGCCATTCTCTATGCCATGAATAATGATGGCTATAAAAACCTACTTCGCCTATTGTCAGACGCTTATACCGGCCGTCCCATGAATGATAATGGCACGGTATCCGTTCATACACCCATCATCACCAAAGATGCCCTATTTGAACGCAATGACGGCATCATTGCCATCTTAACCGACCGCTCCGAAGCCACCATCGCCCTAAAAGGCACTCACCCAGAGATGTTCGCCGCTGCTATTGAACCGTGGCAAAATGTCTTTGGCGATCGTCTATATCTTGGCATCAAACGCACGCACAGCACGGACAACGACTACAACAAGCAAGTCGTCATTCATGGCTCTAAAGCAGGCATTCCCATCATCGCCCATAATGATGTGCGTTTTTTAAATCCTGTACCAGAAGGCATTAGCATAGGAAAGGATGATGAAATAAGTAGCGACTTTGACGCACATGAAGCTCGTGTGTGTATTGCCACAGGCTACACCCTAGATGACCCAAACCGCCCAAAAAAATACACCCAAGAACAGTATTTTCGTAGCCAAGACGAGATGGCAGAGCTGTTTTTGGACATTCCACAAGTCATTGAAAATACTAGCTTGCTCGCTTCTCGGTGCAATGTCAGCCTAACACTTGGTATCAATGTCCTGCCAGAATTCCCCATTCCAGATGGCGAGACCATCGAGAGTTTCTTTCGCAAAATTAGTGCCGAAGGTCTCGACCAACGCCTAGCCAAACTATACCCCATTGACACCCGAGATGACTCATGGGGGGATATCTACCAATCTTATCAAGAACGCCTAGATTATGAATTAGATATCATCTTAAAAATGGGTTTTCCAGGCTACTTTCTCATCGTTATGGACTTTATCCGCTGGGCAAAAGCCAACGGCGTTCCTGTCGGTCCTGGTCGTGGCTCAGGAGCAGGATCGCTGGTTGCATATAGTTTGAACATCACCGATCTTGATCCGCTAGAATACGATTTGCTGTTTGAACGCTTCTTAAACCCTGAGCGTGTCTCCATGCCTGACTTTGATATTGATTTTTGTATTGAAGGGCGAGACCGAGTTATTGATTATGTCGGTCATACCTATGGTCGTCAAGCCGTTTCACAAATCATCACCTTTGGTACAATGGCAGCTCGTGCAGTCGTGCGAGATGTGGCACGAGTACAGGGTAAGCCTTTGGGTCTTGCCGACAAAATGTCAAAACTCATTCCAAAAACCCCTGGTATCTCACTGGCTGATGCCCTAAAAGAAGAACAACAACTCCAAGAGCTCCTAAAAGACGACTCAACACACCCTGACCACGATGCCGCCAAAGAAATTTGGGATATGGCAGAAAAACTTGAAGGTTTGACTCGCAATGTCGGCAAACACGCAGGTGGTGTACTCATTGCCCCTAATCGTATCAGCGATTTTAGTGCGGTGTACTGCGATGATGAAGGGCATCCTGTCAGCCAGTTTGATAAGGATGATGTGGAAGCAGTAGGACTGGTAAAATTTGACTTTTTAGGGCTGCGAAACCTAACCGTCATTCAGGCAGCGGTTGATAACATCAACATCACTCGTGCCAAACTCGGTCAAGAGCCCATTGATCTTGAAAAACTACCTTTAGACGATGGCCAAGTTTATGAATCGGTGCTTCAGTCAGGCAACACCACCGCTGTATTTCAGCTTGAAAGTTCAGGCATGAAAAAATACCTAAAACAGCTAAAGCCCACCAACATCGAAGATGTGATTGCGATGTGTGCCTTGTACCGACCAGGACCTTTAGAATCTGGCATGGTAACTGACTTCATTGACCGCAAACATGGTATTCAAGAACCTGCCTATCCACACCCAGACTTTCAGCATGAATGGCTAGAGCCGCCGCTTAAGGCAACCTATGGCGTCATCGTCTATCAAGAACAAGTCATGCAAATCGCCCAGATTCTCTCAGGCTATACGCTAGGCGGTGCTGATATGTTACGCCGTGCAATGGGAAAGAAAAAACCCGAAGAGATGGCAAAACAGCGTAGCATTTTTGTTGATGGGGCAATCGGACAAGGCGTCTTAGGCGAGCTGGCAGGTCAGATATTTGATTTGGTAGAAAAATTTGCAGGCTACGGCTTTAACAAATCACACTCGGCAGCCTATGGTGTACTTGCTTATCAAACCGCCTATTTAAAATATTATTACCCTGCCGAATTCATGGCAGCCGTCTTAACATCGGAGATGGACGATACTGATGCCATCGTATTTTTGATTTCTGATTGCAAAGAAAACTTTGGGTTGTCGGTCATTCCACCAAGTGTAAACCATAGCGACTGGCGATTTGTCGTCCAAGATGACAAGACGATTATCTATGGGTTGGGTGCAGTAAAAGGCGTGGGTGAAGATGCCGTAGCAAGCATTGTTAAGGCCAGAAAAGATGGTGCATTCAAAGATCTTTATGACTTTTGCAATCGTGTAGACATAAAAAAAGTCGGCAAGCGAGCCTTAGAGGCCCTAATTTGTGCAGGCTGTTTTGATGATTTGGCAGTGCATATCAAGCCAGAATTTGCTACCCAAGAGTTACGCCATCATATTCGTGGCGGACTATGGGAACAATTGCCTGCCGCCATGCAGGTCGCCGAACAAAATCGACAAAACGAACTGGCAGGTACTTTTGATTTGTTTGGCGAAGTTGATGACGATCTGTCTGTCGCACCAGAGCTACCATCTGTGATTTGGGGCAATCAAACTCGTCTTAAAGGCGAAAAAGACACACTTGGGCTATATCTGACAGGACACCCCCTTGACAAGTATAGAGACGAACTCAAAAAATACACCAACATAACCCACCTATCTGAGTTATCAGATACAGGTTATAATAAATACGCACGAGTGGCAGGATTGGTGATTGATGTTGCAAACTTTGGCAACCGAGTAGCCATCACACTAGATGATGGCAGTTGCCGTGTGGAAGTCAGCTGTTTTACTGATAAATTCAACCAATTAAAATCGGTCTTAGAGGCCAAAACTCCAAACGCCACAGAACTCAAAAAAATCGCCAAAGAAGATTGGGAGATGCTACCTGACCTAAACGGCATCATCATCATTGCCAAATTGAGCGTGCGTGAGAATGATGGGCGTATTTTTGCTAGAATGCAAGATGCCATGACTCTCACCCAAGCACGCTTAAAACATCTAAGTTCAGTAAATATTAAGCTACACGCTCATGATACACAGACGCTATCAGGCATCATCTCACTACTCAAAGAAAACAACCCCCCTGATGACACATCGCTCATCTTTGATACCCAAGAAGATATTGAAGATGCCATTGCGTATGACGAAGAAGGCAACGAGCTAACCACGACAACGCCAACATTCATCAAAGATGGCTGTTTGCCTGTATCTTTATTTTTGTATGATGACTGTAGCATCAGTCGGCTACTGGTAAATGAGCGATTTCGGCTACATCCTAGTGATGCCATTATTAGTGGCTTACAGGCTCTATTACCGCCTGAGAATTTATTACTCAAATGA
- a CDS encoding RNA methyltransferase encodes MNRLAHLSNIRIIMVGTTLPANIGSAARAMHTMGLSDLVVVNPRLPIDETSHAHAAGATTILDKARIANSIDEAVADCSLILAASARTRHLPRPTITPQQGAKVLANFFDTHTIHANSEQNTTIGILFGREDRGLTNDELALADYHIQIPANPAYPVLNVASAIQVIASFIYHDFSQSPSDDVHDDTTNDGFYLTIRQDWDEPAITHTQKTKLNNRIISLMCRLGLADTHDLKNLPNRLSRMNSRIQLDQKEYALLSALLAKIEQKLH; translated from the coding sequence ATGAACCGATTAGCACACCTATCTAACATTCGCATCATCATGGTTGGTACTACCTTGCCTGCCAATATTGGCTCAGCCGCTCGTGCCATGCACACAATGGGTCTTAGCGATTTAGTGGTGGTAAATCCCCGTTTACCCATTGATGAGACCAGTCATGCCCATGCCGCAGGTGCGACAACGATTTTAGATAAAGCTCGTATCGCAAATAGTATTGATGAAGCGGTGGCGGACTGCTCACTCATTTTGGCAGCATCGGCTCGCACACGCCACCTACCAAGACCCACCATTACCCCACAGCAAGGGGCTAAGGTTCTGGCAAATTTCTTTGATACCCATACAATTCATGCAAACAGTGAACAAAACACCACCATCGGCATACTCTTTGGGCGAGAAGATAGAGGGCTGACTAATGACGAGCTGGCTTTGGCGGATTACCATATCCAAATCCCTGCCAACCCTGCTTATCCTGTGCTTAATGTCGCATCCGCCATACAGGTCATCGCATCATTCATCTATCATGATTTTTCTCAAAGCCCAAGTGATGATGTCCATGATGATACCACCAATGATGGTTTTTATCTTACCATTCGCCAAGACTGGGACGAGCCTGCCATCACTCATACTCAAAAAACCAAACTCAACAACCGCATCATCAGTTTGATGTGCAGACTTGGCTTGGCAGACACTCACGACCTAAAAAACTTACCCAATCGCTTATCTCGCATGAATAGTCGGATACAACTTGACCAAAAAGAATACGCCCTACTCAGTGCACTGCTTGCCAAAATTGAACAAAAATTACATTAA